A stretch of the Streptosporangium sp. NBC_01755 genome encodes the following:
- a CDS encoding DUF2303 family protein: protein MNDRTENDALIEALNTSYIAEQLEPGGFYAYKHNDHVTTIDLLDKHLERPRRKTGRVVVEDVPSFVHYYKKHADSGSEVFVDVEAGRITAILDAHEPTPDEDLNRDESARWGEHQLVLVLHQTDAWKRWGGKDRQLIRQAEFADFIDDNRADIRKPTAAEMLELVQHFQTQKKVTFNSAIVLSNGDRRLTFTEETDAGAGTKGQIEVPSVLELGIAPFEDSEPYVVSARFRYRIQNSALYMGVLLDNADDVLKDAVKTVVTKIQEELGVQIMRGTPA, encoded by the coding sequence GTGAACGACCGCACCGAGAACGACGCCCTCATCGAGGCACTCAACACCTCCTACATTGCCGAGCAGCTGGAGCCCGGCGGCTTCTACGCCTACAAGCACAACGACCACGTCACCACCATCGACCTACTCGACAAGCACCTCGAGCGGCCCCGGCGGAAGACCGGCCGCGTCGTCGTCGAGGACGTGCCGTCGTTCGTGCACTACTACAAGAAGCACGCCGACAGCGGCAGCGAGGTGTTCGTCGACGTCGAGGCCGGCCGCATCACCGCGATCCTCGACGCCCACGAGCCGACCCCCGACGAGGACCTGAACCGGGATGAGTCCGCCCGGTGGGGTGAGCACCAGCTCGTGCTCGTCTTGCACCAGACCGACGCGTGGAAGCGGTGGGGCGGCAAGGACCGGCAGCTCATCCGGCAGGCCGAGTTCGCCGACTTCATCGACGACAACCGCGCCGACATCCGCAAGCCGACCGCGGCGGAGATGCTGGAGTTGGTCCAGCACTTCCAGACGCAGAAGAAGGTCACGTTCAACTCGGCGATCGTCCTGAGTAACGGCGACCGGCGCCTCACCTTCACCGAGGAGACCGACGCCGGAGCCGGAACCAAGGGGCAGATCGAGGTTCCCAGCGTGCTGGAACTCGGCATCGCCCCTTTCGAGGACAGCGAACCCTACGTGGTCAGCGCCCGTTTCCGGTACCGGATCCAGAACAGCGCCCTTTACATGGGCGTCCTGTTGGACAACGCCGACGACGTCCTGAAGGACGCGGTCAAGACCGTCGTGACGAAGATCCAGGAAGAGCTCGGCGTGCAGATCATGCGAGGCACCCCGGCGTGA
- a CDS encoding DUF6248 family natural product biosynthesis protein — protein sequence MTKEDAEWVREHVWTQGMRKIFKEVPGYYLVCACQSSGPCHNSKDPGRHQRCHVGQHPLISYETIIGAPGGTHGVAFATPYRYPTASATGWKYSTAAMVWLADRRCAWWCRCDCGHPRADIAHAPEKNPMRPVRYKPVFLPDFNDPLERQSA from the coding sequence ATGACCAAGGAAGACGCCGAGTGGGTGCGCGAGCACGTGTGGACCCAGGGTATGCGGAAGATCTTCAAGGAGGTCCCGGGCTACTACCTGGTCTGCGCGTGCCAGTCGAGCGGGCCCTGCCACAACTCCAAGGACCCCGGGCGGCATCAGCGGTGCCATGTCGGCCAGCACCCGCTGATCAGCTACGAGACGATCATCGGCGCACCGGGCGGCACGCACGGCGTGGCCTTCGCAACGCCATACCGGTACCCGACCGCCAGTGCGACCGGCTGGAAGTACAGCACGGCCGCCATGGTGTGGCTGGCTGACCGCCGATGCGCCTGGTGGTGCCGCTGCGACTGCGGCCACCCCCGGGCCGACATCGCGCACGCCCCCGAGAAGAACCCGATGCGGCCCGTCCGCTACAAGCCGGTGTTCCTGCCGGACTTCAACGATCCACTAGAGAGGCAATCAGCATGA
- a CDS encoding helix-turn-helix domain-containing protein — protein sequence MAKKSPQYLTLPTVCKRLGRHRSTVTRMIKRGDLEAIKTQASPQGRVLISKESFDRYQALQESEQVAG from the coding sequence ATGGCTAAGAAATCCCCGCAATATCTGACGCTCCCCACGGTCTGCAAACGGCTAGGCCGGCACCGATCCACGGTCACCCGGATGATCAAGCGCGGTGACCTTGAGGCGATCAAAACGCAGGCCAGCCCGCAGGGGCGGGTGCTCATCAGCAAGGAGTCGTTCGACCGGTACCAGGCGCTGCAGGAGTCCGAGCAGGTGGCTGGCTGA
- a CDS encoding helix-turn-helix transcriptional regulator produces the protein MSEGRKGPPGYGFWVRAERERTARGWTKVALIKRAGIARKTYDRLEVQQRAALPETINKIADALDIDRLEAAQLAGLDPSTVSVSVGETATPQETGSSRLEELLARITGERRKRLERMHAEERDRFERALAQARADYQRSISRIEEILEMEIGRDQKSSDPDDGREGEKRTDA, from the coding sequence ATGAGCGAGGGAAGAAAAGGGCCGCCCGGCTACGGGTTTTGGGTACGGGCCGAGCGAGAACGCACCGCGCGCGGGTGGACCAAAGTCGCGCTGATCAAACGGGCGGGTATCGCACGAAAGACCTATGACCGCCTAGAGGTGCAGCAGAGGGCCGCGCTACCGGAGACGATCAACAAGATCGCCGACGCGCTCGACATCGACCGGCTGGAAGCCGCACAACTAGCCGGCCTGGACCCCTCCACTGTTTCGGTCTCCGTGGGGGAGACCGCAACACCGCAGGAGACCGGGAGCTCACGCCTTGAAGAGTTGCTGGCCCGAATCACGGGCGAGCGGCGAAAGCGCCTCGAGCGCATGCATGCCGAAGAGCGCGACCGCTTCGAGCGGGCGCTGGCGCAGGCAAGAGCGGATTACCAGCGATCCATTTCCAGGATTGAGGAAATCCTGGAAATGGAAATAGGGCGTGACCAAAAATCCTCTGATCCGGACGACGGCCGGGAGGGTGAAAAACGGACCGATGCATAG
- a CDS encoding tyrosine-type recombinase/integrase → MSETSNVIAFDAHRPRGRRKKATMAAGAPLLPLVDSWQLALETQNKAPYTIELYTKSARRFIAYLAEHQLPADAEGVTAEHVRAFLVSEQARTSVHTSSAHHAYLGIFFNWLISEEDRTTFSPVLRADRPHVPKKARKYLTDEDLAALVAACKGADFESRRDTAILRILMDNGMRVAGLAGLQVPDVDLRGRRLRIMLKGGDEHWAPIGAKTAAALDRYLRVRAARRTADSPSLWLGLRGSGARGMTPSGMRYILRQLGERAGVQDVHPHRFRGTAAHSLLKAGANCDEVQSILGWKDPGMVRLYTGDLVAERARETHARLSPSDRI, encoded by the coding sequence ATGTCCGAAACCTCAAACGTCATCGCGTTCGACGCCCACCGCCCCCGAGGCCGCCGGAAGAAGGCCACCATGGCCGCCGGCGCGCCTCTGCTGCCCCTCGTCGACTCCTGGCAGCTCGCCCTCGAAACGCAGAACAAGGCCCCGTACACGATCGAGCTGTACACGAAATCCGCGCGTCGCTTCATCGCCTACCTCGCCGAGCACCAGCTGCCCGCCGACGCCGAGGGCGTCACCGCCGAGCATGTCCGCGCCTTCCTCGTCTCCGAGCAGGCCCGGACCAGCGTCCACACCTCCTCAGCCCATCACGCCTACCTCGGCATCTTCTTCAACTGGCTGATCTCTGAGGAGGATCGGACAACCTTCTCCCCCGTGCTGCGCGCGGACCGGCCCCACGTGCCGAAGAAGGCACGCAAGTACCTGACCGACGAGGACCTGGCCGCGCTGGTGGCCGCCTGCAAGGGCGCGGACTTCGAGTCCCGGCGTGATACGGCGATCCTTCGGATCCTCATGGACAACGGGATGAGGGTGGCCGGCCTGGCCGGTCTCCAGGTCCCCGATGTGGACCTGCGCGGCCGCCGGCTCCGCATCATGCTGAAGGGTGGTGATGAGCACTGGGCGCCGATCGGCGCGAAGACCGCGGCGGCGCTGGACCGGTATCTGCGGGTCCGGGCCGCGCGGCGCACCGCTGACTCTCCGAGTCTGTGGCTGGGACTGCGGGGCAGCGGTGCGCGGGGGATGACGCCGTCGGGGATGCGGTACATCCTGCGGCAGCTCGGGGAGCGGGCCGGGGTGCAGGATGTGCATCCGCATCGGTTCCGGGGCACCGCGGCGCACAGCTTGTTGAAGGCGGGGGCGAATTGCGACGAGGTGCAGAGCATTTTGGGGTGGAAGGATCCGGGAATGGTGCGCCTTTACACGGGGGACCTGGTGGCGGAGCGGGCGAGAGAAACGCATGCGCGCCTGTCTCCGAGCGACCGCATCTGA
- a CDS encoding CU044_5270 family protein produces the protein MNPETGEPDEETRYLYRTRRAIWLSADGTRNGVLRIEHLEPRAYPGWPIPETAYKEPGVETMPLVNCAKTPEYLRTDHAALRRLPTDADGMRAHLYTGDRGGNSKDEAAFTAAGDMLRETYMPPAQRAALFKAVGTIPGVDVTERAEDAAGREGIGVGRVGLDGVRQDLIFDAKTYDLLGERGIVVDEKAAKSPRGSLVASTAQLSVTVADEAPEVEAGDADRCG, from the coding sequence ATGAACCCGGAGACGGGCGAGCCAGATGAGGAGACCCGCTACCTCTACCGGACCAGGCGAGCCATCTGGCTGTCCGCCGACGGGACGAGGAACGGCGTGCTGCGGATCGAACACCTGGAGCCCAGGGCCTACCCGGGCTGGCCGATCCCCGAGACGGCGTACAAGGAGCCCGGAGTCGAGACGATGCCGCTGGTGAACTGCGCGAAGACCCCCGAATACCTGCGTACCGACCACGCGGCGCTCAGGAGGCTCCCCACGGACGCCGACGGGATGCGCGCCCACCTCTACACCGGCGACCGGGGCGGCAACTCCAAGGACGAGGCGGCCTTCACCGCGGCGGGCGACATGCTCAGGGAGACCTACATGCCCCCGGCGCAGCGGGCGGCGCTGTTCAAGGCGGTGGGCACCATCCCCGGGGTCGACGTCACCGAGCGGGCCGAGGACGCGGCCGGACGCGAGGGGATCGGCGTCGGCAGGGTCGGCCTCGACGGCGTCAGGCAGGATCTGATCTTCGACGCGAAGACGTACGATCTGCTCGGCGAGCGCGGGATCGTGGTCGACGAGAAGGCCGCCAAGTCCCCCAGGGGCAGCCTGGTCGCCTCGACCGCCCAGCTCTCGGTCACGGTGGCCGACGAGGCTCCCGAGGTGGAGGCCGGGGACGCGGACCGCTGCGGCTGA
- a CDS encoding RNA polymerase sigma factor, whose protein sequence is MTLDHPQRTGAFPLSPPADDATDATLIGESLTNPDRFAGLFDRHADEIHRYVARRLDDVTTADDMTAETFLVAFRKRTRYDVRLLRLRGDEPGDGRAR, encoded by the coding sequence GTGACACTGGATCACCCCCAACGGACCGGGGCGTTCCCGCTGTCCCCTCCCGCCGACGACGCGACCGACGCGACGCTGATCGGGGAGTCCCTGACGAACCCGGACAGGTTCGCCGGGCTCTTCGACCGGCACGCCGACGAGATCCACCGGTACGTGGCGCGGCGGCTGGACGACGTGACCACGGCCGACGACATGACGGCCGAGACGTTCCTCGTGGCCTTCCGCAAGCGGACCCGGTACGACGTACGGCTCCTTCGGCTTCGAGGCGATGAACCCGGAGACGGGCGAGCCAGATGA
- a CDS encoding IclR family transcriptional regulator encodes MSAVQSVDRTLDVLEALAEQGGEAGLSEIAARTGLPYGTIHRLLRTLLARGYVRQESDRRYALGGALIRLGGVAERMVGVWAQPHLRKMVELWGETANLAVLEGDFVVYVAQALSPRRLRMFAEVGRRVLPHSTAVGKVLMADRPDAEVASLVERTGMPRRTANTITDLPGMLTELERVREHGYAMDLGEEEIGVHCLAVGVHDGVRTVAALSVSGPAERISALDRRDLTEGMRRIARDFGAELGPATSTKADGTA; translated from the coding sequence ATGAGCGCTGTGCAGTCGGTCGATCGGACGCTGGACGTGCTGGAGGCGCTGGCCGAGCAGGGCGGGGAGGCAGGGCTCTCGGAGATCGCGGCCAGGACCGGCCTGCCCTACGGGACGATCCACCGGCTGCTGCGCACGCTGCTCGCGCGGGGCTACGTGCGCCAGGAGTCCGACCGCCGCTACGCCCTGGGCGGCGCGCTGATACGACTCGGCGGGGTGGCCGAGCGCATGGTCGGCGTATGGGCGCAACCCCACCTGAGGAAGATGGTCGAACTGTGGGGCGAGACGGCCAACCTGGCGGTGTTGGAGGGGGACTTCGTGGTCTACGTCGCCCAGGCGCTCTCGCCGAGGCGGCTGCGGATGTTCGCCGAGGTCGGAAGGCGGGTGCTGCCGCACAGCACCGCGGTGGGAAAGGTCCTGATGGCCGACCGGCCGGATGCCGAGGTGGCGTCGCTGGTCGAGCGCACCGGCATGCCCCGGCGGACCGCCAACACGATCACCGACCTGCCGGGGATGCTCACCGAGCTTGAGCGGGTGCGCGAGCACGGGTACGCGATGGACCTGGGCGAGGAGGAGATCGGCGTGCACTGTCTGGCGGTGGGCGTACACGACGGGGTGCGGACCGTCGCCGCGCTGTCGGTCTCCGGACCCGCCGAGCGGATCTCCGCACTCGACCGGCGGGACCTCACCGAGGGGATGCGCAGGATCGCGCGCGACTTCGGCGCCGAGCTGGGTCCGGCCACGTCCACCAAGGCGGATGGCACGGCATGA
- a CDS encoding (Fe-S)-binding protein encodes MDPELINDCVHCGFCLPSCPTYTLWGEEMDSPRGRIHLMKQHVEGTPLTPEMAGHFDACLGCMACVPACPSGVRYDRLIEQTRAEVERTHVRKPDDRALRALVFQLFPYPRRLRAMRLPLRLSAGLRRAIAPRLERINPSLAAMADLAPPATTRERLPRVLPARGPRRATVGMLTGCVQGEFFPQVNAATARVLAMEGCDVVIPPSQGCCGALSLHSGQERQALRFAKRTISTFERAGVDTIVVNAAGCGSTMKDYAEILDAEGGEWADRARAIRTVDLAEYLVALGPVAERHPLPLTMAYHDACHLAHAQGIRSEPRRLLEGVPGLELREIAESAICCGSAGTYNLFQPQTARDLGDRKAERVLATGADLLVSANPGCTMQIVSAIRRRGAEPIPVAHTAQVLDASLRGLTEVP; translated from the coding sequence ATGGATCCAGAGCTGATCAACGACTGCGTGCACTGCGGATTCTGTCTGCCCTCATGCCCGACGTACACCCTGTGGGGCGAGGAGATGGACTCCCCGCGCGGCCGGATCCATCTGATGAAGCAGCATGTCGAGGGCACGCCGCTGACACCGGAGATGGCCGGGCACTTCGACGCGTGCCTGGGGTGCATGGCGTGCGTGCCGGCCTGCCCGTCCGGGGTGAGGTACGACCGGCTGATCGAGCAGACCCGTGCCGAGGTCGAGCGGACGCACGTGCGGAAACCGGACGACCGGGCGCTGCGGGCGCTGGTCTTCCAGCTGTTCCCCTACCCCCGGCGGCTGCGGGCGATGCGGCTGCCGCTGCGGCTCAGTGCCGGGTTGCGCCGCGCGATCGCCCCGAGGCTGGAGCGGATCAACCCGTCCCTGGCGGCGATGGCCGACCTCGCTCCCCCGGCCACCACCAGGGAGAGACTGCCGCGCGTGCTCCCGGCGCGGGGCCCGCGCAGGGCGACGGTCGGGATGCTCACCGGATGCGTGCAGGGGGAGTTCTTCCCGCAGGTGAACGCGGCCACGGCCCGGGTGCTCGCGATGGAGGGCTGCGACGTGGTGATCCCGCCGTCGCAGGGCTGCTGCGGAGCGCTGTCCCTGCACTCGGGCCAGGAGAGACAGGCCCTGCGGTTCGCGAAGCGGACGATCTCCACCTTCGAGCGGGCGGGCGTCGACACGATCGTGGTCAACGCCGCCGGTTGCGGGTCGACGATGAAGGACTACGCGGAGATCCTCGACGCCGAGGGAGGCGAGTGGGCCGACAGGGCGCGGGCGATCAGAACCGTCGATCTGGCCGAGTATCTCGTCGCGCTCGGCCCCGTGGCCGAACGGCACCCGCTGCCGCTCACCATGGCCTACCACGACGCCTGCCACCTGGCCCACGCGCAGGGGATACGCTCCGAGCCCCGCAGGCTCCTGGAAGGCGTGCCCGGCCTGGAGCTGAGGGAGATCGCCGAGTCGGCGATCTGCTGCGGCTCGGCGGGAACCTATAACCTGTTCCAGCCTCAGACCGCCAGGGACCTCGGCGACCGCAAGGCGGAGCGGGTGCTGGCCACCGGCGCCGACCTGCTGGTCTCGGCCAATCCCGGCTGCACCATGCAGATCGTCTCGGCGATCCGCCGCCGGGGGGCCGAGCCCATCCCCGTGGCGCACACCGCCCAGGTCCTCGACGCCTCGCTGCGCGGGCTCACGGAGGTGCCGTGA
- a CDS encoding FAD-binding oxidoreductase: protein MEALHETGVTVRPATPDDTVGGVLPRWVALPESTAEVAALMRVSAAHDLAVVPAGNGTKLGWGNPPERCDLLIDTRRLLLDNGSTVEHSFGDLVAQVGAGLPLDVLNSTLSRFGQELALDGTPRAGTVGGTLATAIAGPRRFRYGTARDLLIGVTVVLADGTIASSGGKVVKNVAGYDLGKLFTGSYGTLGVITEATFRLHPILTDRRWITVEPHASGEPASPAGGGHGAAALVTELASALAEPSAIELEWPDLLGTPTVSALVEGVAAGARAEAVRRLMDGYGNALITAEAPAWWAVPPGEDVLLELRVPPAAAYPALRAVAARGLPARVRGSVASAVLWVALPADVDEAAFAGFVTGLRDDLRRLGGALTVLTAPGEITRGVDRWGPSGALPLMRRIKERFDPGRRMSPGRFVGGI, encoded by the coding sequence ATGGAGGCGCTGCACGAGACGGGTGTGACGGTCCGGCCGGCGACCCCCGACGACACGGTGGGCGGGGTCCTGCCCCGCTGGGTCGCCCTGCCCGAGAGCACCGCCGAGGTCGCCGCGCTGATGCGCGTCTCGGCCGCGCACGACCTGGCCGTGGTTCCGGCGGGGAACGGCACGAAGCTCGGCTGGGGAAATCCCCCCGAGCGGTGCGACCTGCTGATCGACACCCGCCGCCTGCTTCTCGATAACGGATCGACGGTCGAGCACTCCTTCGGCGACCTCGTGGCACAGGTCGGCGCCGGACTCCCCCTCGACGTCCTCAACTCCACGCTCTCACGGTTCGGACAGGAACTGGCCCTGGACGGCACCCCGCGCGCCGGCACGGTCGGCGGCACACTCGCCACCGCGATCGCCGGCCCCCGCAGGTTCCGCTACGGCACCGCCCGCGACCTGCTGATCGGCGTCACGGTCGTACTGGCCGACGGCACGATCGCCTCCTCGGGCGGCAAGGTGGTCAAGAACGTCGCGGGCTACGACCTGGGCAAGCTCTTCACCGGCTCGTACGGCACGCTCGGTGTCATCACGGAGGCCACCTTCCGCCTCCACCCGATCCTCACCGACCGCCGCTGGATCACCGTGGAGCCGCACGCCTCCGGTGAACCGGCGTCCCCGGCCGGAGGCGGCCACGGGGCTGCCGCGCTGGTCACCGAGCTCGCGTCCGCCCTGGCCGAGCCGAGCGCGATCGAGCTGGAGTGGCCGGACCTCCTGGGCACCCCCACCGTGTCCGCGCTCGTCGAAGGGGTGGCGGCCGGTGCCCGGGCGGAGGCCGTGCGCCGGCTCATGGACGGGTACGGGAATGCGCTGATCACCGCGGAGGCGCCCGCCTGGTGGGCGGTGCCGCCCGGCGAGGACGTGCTGCTGGAGTTGCGGGTCCCGCCCGCCGCCGCGTACCCGGCGCTGCGGGCGGTCGCCGCTCGCGGGCTGCCCGCGCGCGTGCGCGGTTCGGTGGCCTCGGCGGTCCTGTGGGTCGCCCTGCCCGCCGACGTCGACGAGGCGGCCTTCGCCGGGTTCGTGACGGGCCTGCGCGACGACCTCCGCCGGCTCGGCGGCGCTCTGACCGTGCTCACCGCACCCGGTGAGATCACCCGCGGGGTGGATCGCTGGGGCCCGTCGGGCGCGCTGCCGCTGATGCGGCGGATCAAGGAACGGTTCGACCCCGGCCGGAGGATGTCCCCCGGCCGGTTCGTGGGAGGGATCTGA
- a CDS encoding FAD-binding oxidoreductase produces the protein MATKTLDESARRFEELLGPGSVITDPVRLRTYECDGLTHHRATPGVVVLPESTEQIAAVVRICNEYGLPFVARGAGTGLSGGALPRTDGVLVVTSKMRRILSVDVPNRRATVEPGVTNLAITEAVRDLGYYYAPDPSSQQVCTIGGNVAENSGGAHCLKYGFTVNHVVGLEIVTPDGDIVELADVGPGYDLLGAFVGSEGTLGIATKVVVRLSRLPEAVTTLLAAFEDIERGGRAVSAIIGGGIVPAAIEMMDALAVEAAEAAVACAYPEGAGAVLIVELDGPAEEVAHSFGEVTRICRESGAFEIRVADDPAERAAIWRGRKSAFAAVGRISPAYIVQDGVVPRTALPEVLARIDGLSREYGIRVANVFHAGDGNLHPLVLFDDAEPGAGERAEIVSGKILDLCIEHGGSITGEHGVGVDKSRYMTKMFSDDDLDTMQLVRCAFDPRGLSNPGKVFPTPRLCGEVPGVRKGVHPLVESGQAEHF, from the coding sequence ATGGCGACGAAGACGCTGGACGAATCGGCCCGCAGGTTCGAGGAGCTCCTCGGCCCCGGGTCGGTGATCACCGATCCCGTACGGCTGCGCACCTACGAATGTGACGGGCTGACCCACCATCGGGCCACTCCCGGCGTCGTGGTGCTTCCGGAGAGCACCGAGCAGATCGCGGCCGTGGTGCGGATCTGCAACGAGTACGGCCTGCCGTTCGTCGCCAGGGGCGCCGGGACGGGTCTGTCCGGCGGGGCTCTGCCGAGGACCGACGGGGTGCTGGTCGTGACCTCGAAGATGCGGCGGATCCTCTCCGTCGACGTGCCGAACCGGCGGGCGACCGTGGAACCGGGGGTCACCAATCTGGCGATCACCGAGGCCGTCCGCGACCTGGGCTACTACTACGCACCCGACCCCTCCAGCCAGCAGGTCTGCACGATCGGCGGCAACGTGGCGGAGAACTCGGGCGGCGCGCACTGCCTCAAGTACGGCTTCACCGTCAACCACGTGGTCGGCCTGGAGATCGTCACCCCCGACGGTGACATCGTCGAGCTCGCCGACGTCGGTCCCGGCTACGACCTGCTGGGCGCGTTCGTCGGCTCGGAGGGCACGCTCGGCATCGCGACCAAGGTCGTCGTACGGCTGAGCCGGCTTCCGGAGGCCGTGACGACGCTGCTGGCGGCGTTCGAGGACATCGAGCGGGGCGGGCGGGCGGTGTCGGCGATCATCGGCGGCGGCATCGTGCCGGCCGCGATCGAGATGATGGACGCCCTGGCCGTCGAGGCGGCCGAGGCGGCCGTGGCGTGTGCCTACCCCGAGGGTGCCGGCGCGGTGCTCATCGTGGAGCTGGACGGCCCGGCCGAGGAGGTCGCGCACTCCTTCGGCGAGGTGACCCGGATATGCCGGGAGAGCGGCGCGTTCGAGATACGGGTCGCCGACGACCCGGCGGAGCGGGCGGCCATCTGGCGGGGCCGCAAGTCGGCGTTCGCCGCGGTGGGCCGGATCAGCCCCGCCTACATCGTCCAGGACGGCGTCGTGCCGCGGACCGCGCTGCCCGAGGTGCTGGCGAGGATCGACGGGCTCTCCCGCGAGTACGGGATCAGGGTCGCGAACGTCTTCCACGCCGGTGACGGCAACCTGCACCCGCTGGTGCTGTTCGACGACGCGGAGCCCGGCGCGGGCGAGCGGGCGGAGATCGTCTCGGGAAAGATCCTCGATCTGTGCATCGAGCACGGCGGTTCCATCACCGGTGAGCACGGCGTCGGAGTGGACAAATCCCGATATATGACAAAAATGTTCTCCGACGACGACCTCGACACCATGCAGTTGGTGCGCTGTGCCTTCGACCCCCGTGGCCTGTCGAACCCGGGCAAGGTCTTCCCGACCCCGCGGCTGTGCGGCGAGGTTCCCGGGGTCCGCAAGGGCGTGCACCCGCTGGTCGAGTCGGGACAGGCGGAGCACTTCTGA
- a CDS encoding DUF1016 N-terminal domain-containing protein — protein sequence MSDDRNGEGAGRGDYGSLLDAVKREITGSRGRVALLTTDAELIRQYWRIGRHILERQTDDDWGRKAVPRLSIDLRGAFPEAMGYSRTNLLYMRAFAAAWPDSVPQTGRPIPWGHHIVLLDMLDSRATREFYARKTADEGWARGVLITMIKGRLHLRIRHSPPGPARTSPVPECRSAQRGFAGLLDEGPRHGRNAGAPR from the coding sequence ATGAGTGATGACAGGAACGGCGAGGGAGCCGGGCGGGGCGACTACGGATCGCTGCTCGACGCCGTCAAGCGCGAGATCACCGGTAGCCGGGGGCGGGTGGCCCTGCTCACCACCGATGCCGAGCTGATCCGGCAGTACTGGCGGATCGGCCGCCACATCCTCGAACGGCAGACGGACGATGACTGGGGCAGAAAGGCGGTACCCCGGCTCTCCATCGACCTGCGCGGCGCGTTCCCCGAGGCCATGGGCTACTCGCGGACCAACCTCCTCTACATGAGGGCGTTCGCGGCGGCCTGGCCGGACTCCGTCCCGCAGACGGGGCGGCCGATCCCGTGGGGCCACCACATCGTCCTGCTGGACATGCTGGACAGCCGGGCGACGAGGGAGTTCTACGCGCGCAAGACCGCGGACGAGGGGTGGGCCAGGGGCGTCCTGATCACGATGATCAAAGGCCGGCTCCATCTCCGCATCCGTCACTCACCGCCGGGCCCCGCCCGTACGTCACCGGTCCCCGAGTGCCGGTCGGCGCAGCGGGGGTTCGCCGGGCTCCTGGACGAGGGCCCCAGGCACGGCAGGAACGCCGGCGCCCCGCGCTGA